CCTGCAAAAGCTGACCTTGAACGACTCGTCCCTGCAATACACCCCGGAAAGCTCCGACGCCCTGGGCTTCGGTTTCCGTTGCGGGTTCCTGGGCATGCTGCACATGGAAATCATCCAGGAGCGCCTGGAGCGCGAGTATGACCTGGACCTGATCACCACGGCGCCAACGGTAATCTTCGAGCTGCTGCTCAAGAGCGGCGAGACGATCTACGTCGATAACCCGTCCAAGCTGCCGGACCTGTCGGCCATCGAGGATATGCGCGAGCCGATCGTGCGCGCCAACATCCTTGTGCCTCAGGAGCACCTGGGCAACGTCATTACCCTGTGCATTGAAAAGCGTGGCGTGCAGCACGACATGCTGTTCCTCGGAACGCAAGTCCAGGTGACCTACGACCTGCCGATGAACGAAGTGGTGCTGGACTTCTTCGATCGCCTGAAATCCACCAGCCGCGGCTATGCTTCGCTGGACTATCATTTCGATCGCTACCAATCGGCTAATCTGGTGAAGCTGGATGTGCTGATCAACGGCGAGAAAGTCGATGCCCTGGCATTGATCGTGCACCGTGACAACGCGCACTACAAAGGTCGCGCGTTGACCGAGAAGATGAAGGAACTGATTCCGCGGCAGATGTTCGACGTGGCAATCCAGGCCGCCATTGGCGGGCAGATTGTGGCGCGCACAACCGTCAAGGCGCTCAGAAAGAACGTATTGGCCAAATGCTACGGCGGTGACGTTAGCCGTAAGCGCAAGCTGTTGGAAAAGCAGAAGGCCGGTAAAAAACGCATGAAGCAGGTCGGCAACGTGGAAATTCCACAGGAAGCCTTCCTTGCGGTGCTCAGGTTGGATAGTTAGGTCCTATGTCGCTAAATTTCCCGCTGTTGCTGGTTATCGCCGTGTTCGTCTGCGGTTTGTTGGCGTTGCTTGATCTGTTGTTCCTGGCGCCTCGGCGCCGGGCCGCGATTGCCTCTTATCAGGGCAGCGTCAGCCAGCCTGATGGCGTGGTCATCGAAAAGCTCAACAAGGAACCGCTGCTGGTCGAGTACGGCAAGTCGTTCTTCCCGGTGCTGTTCATCGTGCTCGTGCTGCGCTCGTTCCTGGTGGAACCGTTCCAGATTCCGTCCGGTTCGATGAAGCCGACCCTGGACGTGGGTGATTTCATCCTGGTGAACAAGTTCTCCTATGGAATCCGGCTGCCGGTGATCGACAAGAAGGTCATCGAGATCGGCGACCCGCAACGCGGCGATGTCATGGTGTTTCGCTTCCCGAGCGACCCTAACGTCAACTACATCAAGCGTGTGGTCGGCCTGCCGGGCGACAAGATCCGCTACACCGCCGACAAGCGCCTGTTTGTCAACGGCGAGCTGGTGGCGGAGCAGTTGATCGGTTCCGAACCGGGCACCCTGGGCAGCGCCGAGCTGTACAAGGAAAAACTCGGCGAAGCCGAACACCTGATCCGCAAGGAAATGAGCCGCTACCGCGCCACGCCGGACCATTCGTGGACCGTGCCGGCAGGGCACTATTTCATGATGGGCGACAACCGCGACAACTCCAACGACAGCCGGTATTGGGATGATCCGAACATTCCCAAGGACATGCTGGGCATGGTCCCCGACCGCAATATCGTCGGCAAGGCCTTTGCGGTCTGGATGAGCTGGCCGGAACCCAAACTCAGTCACCTGCCGAATTTCTCGCGGGTTGGCCTGATCAAGTAATCACACACGGCGCTGTTGAACACAGCGCCGAATGCATTTCTGGAGCCTGCACAAGGTTGCCCGAAGGCATGAAGCCAACGATAGTCAGGACGTCATTTTTGAACACAGCGTTAATTGTCCCAAGCCAACGGCGCCTCGCCGCCGTGGCGGTGGAATCCAGCCACGAACTCAGCGTGGGTAAACCGTGAGCGTTTCTCTAAGCCGTCTCGAGCGCCAGCTCGGCTACACTTTCAAGGATCAGGAACTGATGCTCCTGGCCCTCACTCACCGCAGTTTTGCCGGGCGTAACAATGAACGCCTGGAGTTCCTTGGCGATGCCATTCTCAATTTCGTGGCCGGCGAGGCCTTGTTCGAGCGCTTTCCCCTGGCTCGCGAAGGCCAGTTGTCGCGTTTGCGTGCACGATTGGTGAAAGGTGAGACCCTGGCGGTACTCGCCCGCGGTTTCGACCTGGGCGAATACTTGCGCTTGGGCTCGGGTGAATTGAAAAGTGGCGGTTTCCGTCGCGAGTCGATCCTGGCCGACGCCCTGGAGGCATTGATCGGGGCGATTTACCTGGACGCGGGCATGGAAATGGCACGTGAGCGTGTGCTGGCCTGGCTGACTTCCGAGATCGACAGCTTGACGCTGGTGGACACCAACAAGGATCCGAAGACCCGCTTGCAGGAATTCCTGCAATCGCGCAGCTGCGATCTGCCGCGCTACGAAGTGGTGGATATCCAGGGTGAGCCGCATTGCCGAACCTTCTTCGTCGAATGCGAAGTGGTCTTATTGAATGAAAAAAGCCGGGGCCAGGGTGTGAGTCGTCGTATTGCCGAACAGGTAGCGGCCGCCGCAGCACTGATCGCCTTGGGCGTGGAGAATGGCAATGACTGATACAACCGTCACCCGCTGCGGCTATGTTGCCATTGTCGGACGGCCGAACGTGGGCAAGTCCACGTTGCTGAACCACATCCTCGGCCAGAAACTGGCGATCACCTCGCGCAAGCCGCAAACCACTCGCCACAACATGCTCGGCATAAAGACCGAGGGCGCCGTCCAAGCGATCTACGTCGATACGCCCGGCATGCACAAGGGCGGCGAAAAGGCCCTGAACCGTTATATGAACAAGACCGCCTCGGCGGCGTTGAAAGACGTCGACGTGGTGATCTTCGTGGTCGACCGGACCAAGTGGACCGATGAAGACCAGATGGTCCTCGAGCGCGTCCAGTATGTGACCGGCCCTTTGATCGTCGCGCTGAACAAGACCGACCGCATCGAAGACAAAGCCGAGCTGATGCCGCACTTGAGCTGGCTGCAAGAGCAGCTGCCAAACGCCCAGATCATCCCGATTTCCGCCCAGC
The Pseudomonas marvdashtae genome window above contains:
- the rnc gene encoding ribonuclease III, producing the protein MSVSLSRLERQLGYTFKDQELMLLALTHRSFAGRNNERLEFLGDAILNFVAGEALFERFPLAREGQLSRLRARLVKGETLAVLARGFDLGEYLRLGSGELKSGGFRRESILADALEALIGAIYLDAGMEMARERVLAWLTSEIDSLTLVDTNKDPKTRLQEFLQSRSCDLPRYEVVDIQGEPHCRTFFVECEVVLLNEKSRGQGVSRRIAEQVAAAAALIALGVENGND
- the lepB gene encoding signal peptidase I, whose amino-acid sequence is MSLNFPLLLVIAVFVCGLLALLDLLFLAPRRRAAIASYQGSVSQPDGVVIEKLNKEPLLVEYGKSFFPVLFIVLVLRSFLVEPFQIPSGSMKPTLDVGDFILVNKFSYGIRLPVIDKKVIEIGDPQRGDVMVFRFPSDPNVNYIKRVVGLPGDKIRYTADKRLFVNGELVAEQLIGSEPGTLGSAELYKEKLGEAEHLIRKEMSRYRATPDHSWTVPAGHYFMMGDNRDNSNDSRYWDDPNIPKDMLGMVPDRNIVGKAFAVWMSWPEPKLSHLPNFSRVGLIK
- the era gene encoding GTPase Era, producing MTDTTVTRCGYVAIVGRPNVGKSTLLNHILGQKLAITSRKPQTTRHNMLGIKTEGAVQAIYVDTPGMHKGGEKALNRYMNKTASAALKDVDVVIFVVDRTKWTDEDQMVLERVQYVTGPLIVALNKTDRIEDKAELMPHLSWLQEQLPNAQIIPISAQHGHNLDALERVIAEHLPENDHFFPEDQITDRSSRFLAAELVREKIMRQMGAELPYQITVEIEEFKQQGKTLHIHALILVERDGQKKIIIGDKGERIKRIGTEARKDMELLFDSKIMLNLWVKVKGGWSDDERALRSLGYGDL